The proteins below come from a single Miscanthus floridulus cultivar M001 chromosome 1, ASM1932011v1, whole genome shotgun sequence genomic window:
- the LOC136515163 gene encoding DUF21 domain-containing protein At1g55930, chloroplastic-like produces MPAAPSTSATSLLLGGARLPRFQLQSLRAPAKPPFRRPASSPFTPLPRCRASASPRPLSPVSASALALPVSVTAAPPPQVEDDSWVGGAAATVRRVAVAVACGVLAAAWCRRAMAVGAAAAAGAGTGAPGAVEAAAGIGGMALRWSWPRVLQILQLIREQGLVLAVLLGLSAFFSMAETSITTLWPWKVRELAEKEPENGVFKMLRNDVTRFLTTILIGTTVVNIGATAIVTEAATAMFGEAGVSAATGVMTVAILLLTEITPKSVAVHNATEVARFVVRPVAWLSLILYPVGRIVTFLSMGMLKILGLKGRSEPYVTEDELKLMLRGAELSGAIAEDEQDMIENVLEIKDTQVREVMTPLVDVVAIDAIATLIDFKKLWETHQYSRVPVFEERIDNIVGIAYAMDMLEYVEEVEKLNEITVKKIAHMPTYFVPDSMSVWNLLREFRIRQVHMAVVLNEYGGTIGIVTLEDVVEEIVGEIFDENDSKEEIQKKTGYIVRRGDGTFDVDANTSIDHLSEELGIKIPEGHQYETVSGFVCASFGYIPEEGGKMLVILEKDYREENGEYQEEGSDRQDDREKTQAYELEIVEANARKVGKVLFKPISSECVGVDNKGVNRLISKKIVKRKKKGSDDSSGDEYPDITENGCPAEVLSYSDDNSALLEDASSSSAKR; encoded by the exons ATGCCCGCCGCGCCGTCAACCTCCGCGACCTCGTTGCTTCTGGGCGGCGCCAGGCTCCCGCGGTTCCAGCTCCAGTCCCTCCGCGCCCCCGCCAAGCCCCCCTTCCGCCGCCCGGCCTCGTCCCCGTTCACACCGCTCCCCCGATGCCGCGCCAGCGCGAGCCCCCGCCCTCTGTCCCCCGTCTCCGCCTCCGCCCTCGCGCTGCCCGTGTCGGTGACGGCCGCTCCCCCACCGCAGGTGGAGGATGATAGCTGGGTGGGAGGGGCGGCCGCAACCGTGAGGAGAGTAGCTGTGGCGGTGGCGTGCGGGGTTCTCGCAGCAGCATGGTGTCGCCGGGCGATGGCTGTgggggcggccgcggcggcgggagCGGGGACCGGGGCGCCGGGGGCGGTGGAGGCTGCTGCGGGGATTGGAGGGATGGCGCTGCGCTGGAGCTGGCCTAGAGTGCTGCAGATTCTGCAGCTGATCAGGGAGCAGGGACTGGTTCTGGCCGTGCTGCTCGGACTCTCTGCGTTCTTCTCCATGGCAGAAACTTCTATCACGACGCTTTGGCCTTGGAAG GTTCGTGAACTAGCTGAGAAGGAACCTGAGAATGGTGTTTTCAAAATGCTCCGAAATGATGTCACTCGTTTCCTGACAACTATTCTCATTGGCACAAC TGTAGTCAACATTGGCGCAACAGCAATTGTTACTGAGGCGGCAACAGCAATGTTTGGTGAAGCAGGTGTTAGTGCAGCAACAGGTGTCATGACA GTCGCTATCTTACTTCTTACAGAAATCACTCCCAAAAGTGTTGCAGTCCATAATGCCACCGAGGTCGCTAGGTTTGTGGTAAG ACCGGTCGCATGGCTTTCGCTGATCCTCTATCCAGTTGGGcggattgttacttttctgtctatGGGAATGCTAAAGATTCTAGGCCTGAAAGGGAGAAG TGAACCATATGTTACTGAAGATGAACTGAAGTTAATGTTACGAGGAGCAGAGTTGAGTGGTGCAATTGCAGAAGATGAACAG GATATGATCGAGAATGTCCTGGAAATTAAAGATACACAGGTGAGGGAAGTAATGACGCCTTTGGTGGACGTAGTTGCAATTGATGCTATTGCAACACTTATTGATTTCAAAAAGTTGTGGGAAACTCATCAGTACTCTAG AGTTCCTGTATTTGAGGAGCGCATAGATAATATTGTTggaattgcatatgcaatggacATGCTTGAATATGTTGAAGAG GTTGAGAAGTTGAATGAAATCACTGTTAAGAAAATCGCACATATGCCTACATACTTTGTTCCAG ATTCAATGTCTGTTTGGAACCTATTAAGAGAGTTCCGGATCAGGCAGGTTCATATGGCAGTGGTCCTCAATGAATATGGTGGAACTATTGGT aTTGTAACACTAGAAGATGTAGTGGAAGAAATAGTTGGTGAAATCTTTGACGAGAATGATTCCAAG GAGGAAATCCAGAAGAAAACAGGCTATATAGTAAGGCGGGGAGATGGAACATTTGATGTTGATGCAAATACATCGATAGATCACCTATCTGAAGAGCTTGGTATCAAAATACCAGAG GGGCATCAGTATGAGACGGTGTCTGGTTTTGTCTGTGCATCTTTTGGCTATATTCCAGAAGAAGGTGGGAAAATGCTTGTGATTCTTGAAAAGGATTACAGAGAAGAAAACGGTGAATATCAGGAGGAAGGTTCTGATCGCCAAGATGATAGAGAAAAAACTCAAGCTTACGAACTTGAG ATAGTGGAAGCTAATGCAAGGAAGGTGGGCAAAGTCCTATTTAAGCCAATAAGCAGTGAATGTGTTGGTGTTGACAACAAGGGTGTGAACCGCCTGATCTCCAAGAAGATCGTCAAACGGAAGAAGAAGGGCTCTGATGATTCCTCTGGTGATGAGTATCCAGATATAACAGAGAATGGCTGTCCTGCAGAGGTACTCTCGTACTCGGATGATAACAGTGCTTTGTTGGAAGATGCAAGCAGTTCTAGTGCCAAGAGGTGA